The following are encoded together in the Primulina tabacum isolate GXHZ01 chromosome 18, ASM2559414v2, whole genome shotgun sequence genome:
- the LOC142532149 gene encoding ATPase family AAA domain-containing protein At1g05910-like, producing MYSKRSVQGDGPDSRPVRTSDRLKTRPKFCSRKYLYYTPTTILRTKRKRTKTRTAAAQIAKMLRPGNHPLRSSNPNSSATNLRRSTRKRRVPMSHVEYTDSSGTEDNDLMIPRFHRATKRTNKNSARQDELTPRREGLRPRRGGLGARREVDSREALSMESDEEQSSSEEKMGDNVPENANDMEDADDAEGEDEGAGEDDGEDGEEDGDDEEGEEQEGRRRYDLRNRADVRRLSIEESKRRPSSPRRILHQGMGSKVGRDGRRGGSRVHKRHRMTRADDSDDSLLVDELDQGPPIPWGRGGGRSGAPWLLGGLDLHGMTAWGLNNAASGWVHQNDSLSNLTSGIQTAGPSSKGGADIQPVQIDEHVSFNDIGGLSGYIDALKEMVFFPLLYPDFFASYNITPPRGVLLCGPPGTGKTLIARALACAASKAGQKVSFYMRKGADVLSKWVGEAERQLKLLFEEAQKNQPSIIFFDEIDGLAPVRSSKQEQIHNSIVSTLLALMDGLDSRGQVVLIGATNRVDAIDGALRRPGRFDREFNFPLPGCEARAEILDIHTRKWKQPPSMELKLELAASCVGYCGADLKALCTEAAIRAFRERYPQVYTSDDKFLIDIDSVRVDKYHFVEAMSTITPAAHRGSIVNSRPLSPVVASCLQRHLQKVMSTISDIFPAVTVSSEVTKLSMLSYGSAISLVYRPKLLLCGDDGVGLDHIGPAVLHELEKFPVHSLALPSLLSDPGAKTPEEALVHVFGEARRTMPSILYLPQFHLWWESAHDLLRAVLRSLMEELPSDLPVLLFGTSSTSLAEICDSSSSIFSERNVLHLTAPSSEDRSLFFDRLIEAALSVQSEDVIKDSLRSEGLPELVKAPKVDAGPKASELRAKAETQGHALRRLRMCFRDVCNRILYDKRFSVFHYPVMDEDAPNYRAIIQNPMDMATLLQHVDSGKYIACKAFLEDFDLILTNAKKYNGDDYNGARIVSRAHELRDAVHGMLSQMDPSLVAFCDKIADEGGPISLPDDTGEAALPQTPVVQMTAVTRASARLRNVQPEVNLDQGYEGFKRPKKHIDASHAEEESQLDSASPKSSQNTEVNGIVQHQHQNSVADGNLHESIDCDAGDVSQDISMTDGEISYRIESIKNLLVVRSKDYSIPQLERLYTHVIKGVFETKSRAKVEDLKASIISFLLKFAEDPSRF from the exons ATGTATTCCAAAAGATCGGTACAAGGGGATGGACCTGATTCAAGGCCAGTTCGTACAAGTGACAGGCTTAAAACTAGGCCGAAGTTTTGTAGTCGCAAATACTTGTATTATACTCCTACCACTATCTTGCGAACTAAGAGGAAAAGGACTAAAACAAGGACAGCAGCTGCACAGATAGCAAAGATGTTGCGTCCTGGAAATCACCCATTGCGATCATCAAATCCCAAT TCATCTGCTACAAATCTTCGGCGCTCTACTAGGAAAAGGAGGGTTCCAATGAGTCATGTAGAATACACAGATAGTTCTGGAACCGAGGACAATGATTTAATG ATTCCTAGATTTCACAGAGCTACTAAACGAACGAACAAGAATAGTGCAAGGCAAGATGAATTGACCCCTCGTCGTGAAGGACTTAGACCTCGTCGGGGTGGACTTGGAGCTCGACGAGAAGTAGATTCTAGGGAAGCGTTAAGCATGGAATCTGATGAGGAACAGAGTTCATCCGAGGAGAAAATGGGAGACAATGTTCCAGAAAATGCAAATGATATGGAGGATGCTGATGATGCAGAGGGTGAAGATGAAGGTGCTGGTGAGGATGATGGCGAGGATGGGGAAGAAGATGGTGATGATGAAGAAGGTGAAGAGCAAGAAGGTAGACGACGGTATGATCTCCGAAATCGAGCAGATGTTCGCAGGCTTTCTATTGAGGAGAGTAAACGTAGGCCAAGCTCTCCAAGAAGAATACTGCATCAAGGAATGGGAAGCAAAGTGGGCAGAGATGGGAGAAGAGGTGGGTCACGAGTTCACAAACGTCATCGCATGACACGAGCTGATGATTCTGATGATTCCCTTCTAGTGGATGAGCTTGATCAAGGTCCTCCAATACCATGGGGGAGAGGTGGCGGGAGGTCTGGAGCGCCTTGGTTGCTTGGGGGACTAGACTTACATGGAATGACAGCCTGGGGATTGAATAATGCAGCATCTGGTTGGGTTCACCAAAATGATAGCCTTTCTAATTTGACTTCCGGTATTCAAACCGCTGGTCCTAGTTCCAAAGGAGGGGCTGATATTCAGCCTGTACAAATTGATGAGCATGTGAGTTTTAACGATATAGGTGGTCTCTCTGGATATATTGATGCTCTGAAGGAAATGGTGTTCTTCCCTCTTTTATATCCAGACTTTTTTGCAAGCTACAACATTACCCCACCCAGGGGAGTCTTGCTATGTGGTCCTCCTGGCACAGGGAAAACATTGATTGCAAGAGCATTGGCTTGTGCTGCTTCAAAAGCAGGGCAGAAAGTAAGTTTTTATATGAGAAAGGGTGCTGATGTGCTGAGCAAATGGGTTGGTGAAGCTGAAAGACAATTGAAACTGTTATTTGAAGAAGCTCAAAAAAATCAGCCTTCAATAATTTTCTTTGATGAGATAGACGGGCTTGCTCCTGTTCGGTCCAGTAAACAAGAGCAAATTCATAATTCTATTGTCTCAACTTTACTAGCCTTAATGGATGGACTAGATTCTCGTGGACAAGTAGTCTTGATTGGAGCGACCAACAGGGTTGATGCCATCGATGGAGCCTTGAGGCGCCCTGGGAGATTTGATCGTGAGTTCAATTTCCCCTTACCTGGCTGTGAAGCGCGAGCTGAAATATTGGACATACATACTCGTAAGTGGAAGCAACCTCCTTCAATGGAGCTAAAGTTGGAGCTTGCAGCCAGTTGTGTGGGATACTGTGgagctgatttaaaggctttaTGTACTGAAGCTGCCATTCGTGCCTTTCGTGAAAGATATCCACAGGTTTACACAAGCGATGATAAGTTCTTGATTGACATTGATTCAGTAAGGGTGGATAAGTATCACTTTGTCGAAGCGATGTCCACAATCACTCCTGCTGCTCATAGAGGCTCCATTGTGAACTCTAGGCCCCTATCGCCTGTTGTGGCATCCTGTTTACAAAGACATCTTCAGAAAGTCATGAGTACTATTTCTGACATTTTCCCTGCTGTAACAGTTTCATCAGAAGTCACGAAGCTTTCTATGCTTTCCTATGGCTCTGCAATTTCCCTTGTCTATCGACCTAAGCTTTTACTTTGCGGCGATGATGGTGTTGGACTG GATCATATAGGGCCTGCAGTTTTACATGAACTAGAGAAATTTCCAGTACATTCTCTTGCATTGCCTTCTTTACTTTCTGATCCTGGGGCCAAAACTCCCGAGGAAGCACTGGTGCACGTTTTTGGTGAAGCCAGAAGAACTATGCCCTCAATACTCTATCTGCCTCAATTTCACTTGTGGTGGGAGAGT GCTCACGATCTACTTAGGGCTGTACTTCGATCGCTGATGGAAGAATTACCGTCAGACTTGCCTGTATTACTGTTTGGAACATCCTCAACGTCACTTGCTGAGATATGCGATAGTTCATCCTCAATATTCTCTGAACGCAATGT TTTGCATTTAACGGCACCATCTTCCGAAGACAGATCTCTGTTCTTTGATCGGCTCATTGAAGCTGCATTGTCAGTTCAATCTGAGGATGTAATAAAAGATTCTCTTAGATCCGAGGGTCTTCCTGAACTTGTGAAAGCACCAAAAGTCGATGCTGGACCAAAGGCCTCTGAATTGAGAGCAAAAGCTGAAACTCAGGGACATGCACTTCGTCGACTGCGCATGTGCTTTCGTGATGTTTGCAATCG GATACTATATGATAAGCGCTTTAGTGTCTTCCATTATCCGGTGATGGATGAAGATGCACCAAATTATCGTGCAATAATCCAGAATCCCATGGACATGGCCACTTTGCTGCAGCATGTTGACAGTGGAAAATATATCGCTTGTAAAGCCTTCCTTGAGGATTTCGATCTCATTTTAACTAATGCCAAG AAATACAATGGAGATGATTACAATGGGGCAAGGATTGTCAGCAGAGCTCATGAACTTCGAGATGCA GTGCATGGTATGCTATCCCAGATGGACCCCTCCCTCGTTGCATTTTGTGACAAAATCGCTGATGAAGGAGGTCCCATCTCCCTGCCTGATGATACAGGGGAAGCTGCACTCCCACAAACTCCGGTTGTCCAGATGACGGCTGTGACTAGGGCTAGTGCACGTCTTCGTAATGTCCAGCCTGAAGTTAATCTAGATCAAGGCTATGAAGGGTTCAAAAGACCTAAAAAACATATAGATGCATCTCATGCAG AAGAGGAATCACAGCTTGACTCGGCTTCACCAAAATCGTCGCAAAATACTGAAGTGAATGGAATAGTTCAGCACCAACATCAAAATTCAGTTGCAGATGGCAACCTGCATGAAAGTATTGATTGCGACGCTGGAGATGTCTCCCAGGACATTTCCATGACTGATGGAGAGATTTCCTATCGAATCGAGTCAATCAAGAATCTGCTTGTGGTGCGGTCAAAAGATTACAGCATTCCACAGCTTGAGAGACTTTACACTCACGTGATTAAAGGTGTTTTTGAAACAAAAAGTAGGGCTAAGGTCGAAGATCTCAAGGCGTCAATTATAAGTTTTTTGTTAAAGTTTGCCGAAGATCCATCTAGGTTTTAG
- the LOC142533964 gene encoding putative pentatricopeptide repeat-containing protein At1g17630, with translation MIFLPLLKNRFVSAIQFVTYFSKFSYNPRSSYKTQAHLHDEVDFFNRLLSISESSNLEQPVKQIHSQVILTSLCSAFLSARLISVYSKLSLISDAQKVFASAPVDCFCNPFFWNSILRANISLSRYKETLKFYGRMRDLNIQPDGFGFPLIARACGMKGDIKLCRSVHCHVISIGFFNNVYVSNELLGMYGEIGQMDIASKLFDRMSVRNCVSWNIMVSGFTKNFDCSSAFEMFCRMEGESLQPNSVTWTSLLSSFARCSQNDKAWKFFVLMREKGINATAESIAVVISTCAELKVCIKGEILHGYVITAGFENYVFVRNALISMYGKNNNVENAEYLFLGLKSKSIVSWNALISSYAQAGLCDEAFSVFLRLDNSGDDLKVRSNVVTWTALINGFVSKARYSEPMEIFRQMLFAQVLANAVTVASMLSVCGELSALPLGREIHGHCFKRLMDTDILVINGLINMYMKCGSLWTGHSLFVKMIYRDINSWNTMISGYGMHGLGQSAQKMFDQMLDSGIQPDEVTFVAILSAFSHSGLVAEGCALFDRMTCDFQIEPQLEHYACMVDLLSRAGLLEEASDILKSMPMEPNKPVWGALLNACKMHKNTHVAAETAPQIFNLSSEVTGSYMLLSNLYADSGRWDESAKVRLSAKTRGMRKIPGQSWIEVNKKSHAFAAGKSLNSEIEELHGVLQDLNLHMVIESRVSKGMLRTEAEVEEGYTW, from the coding sequence ATGATCTTCCTTCCTCTTCTCAAAAATCGTTTCGTTTCCGCAATACAATTCGTTACTTATTTCTCCAAATTCTCATATAACCCTCGCTCATCTTACAAAACTCAAGCACATTTGCACGATGAAGTTGATTTCTTCAACCGGCTTCTCAGCATCAGCGAAAGCTCTAATCTTGAACAACCTGTTAAACAAATCCACTCACAGGTTATACTTACCTCGTTATGTTCGGCATTCTTGTCGGCTAGACTTATTTCTGTTTACTCCAAACTCTCCCTCATAAGTGATGCGCAAAAGGTGTTTGCTTCTGCTCCCGTGGATTGCTTTTGTAACCCATTTTTCTGGAACTCAATACTACGTGCTAACATTTCCCTTTCGAGATACAAAGAAACGCTGAAGTTTTATGGCCGTATGCGTGACCTTAACATTCAGCCTGATGGGTTTGGTTTCCCGTTGATTGCAAGGGCGTGTGGGATGAAGGGCGATATAAAACTATGCAGAAGTGTTCATTGCCATGTAATAAGTATAGGCTTTTTTAACAATGTGTATGTTAGTAATGAATTGTTGGGAATGTACGGGGAGATTGGACAGATGGATATTGCATCTAAGCTATTTGATAGAATGTCTGTAAGAAATTGTGTTTCTTGGAATATCATGGTGTCTGGTTTTACAAAAAATTTTGACTGCAGTAGTGCATTTGAGATGTTCTGTAGGATGGAGGGAGAGAGTTTGCAGCCGAATTCGGTGACATGGACCTCGTTGCTTTCAAGTTTTGCTAGGTGTAGCCAGAATGACAAGGCATggaaattttttgttttgatgAGAGAAAAAGGGATTAATGCAACCGCTGAATCTATCGCTGTTGTCATATCAACATGTGCTGAGTTGAAAGTATGCATTAAAGGTGAGATTTTACATGGGTATGTAATCACCGCCGGTTTTGAGAACTATGTATTTGTGAGGAATGCACTTATAAGTATGTACGGGAAAaacaacaatgtagaaaatgcAGAGTATTTGTTCTTAGGACTGAAGTCAAAGAGCATAGTTAGCTGGAATGCATTGATATCGTCCTATGCTCAGGCAGGATTGTGTGATGAGGCTTTTTCAGTGTTTCTTCGTTTGGACAATTCAGGAGATGATTTGAAGGTAAGATCAAATGTGGTCACTTGGACTGCTCTCATTAATGGATTTGTTTCAAAGGCTCGGTATAGTGAACCGATGGAAATTTTCCGGCAAATGCTGTTTGCTCAAGTGCTGGCCAACGCTGTAACAGTTGCCAGCATGTTATCAGTTTGCGGAGAATTATCAGCACTGCCTCTCGGTAGAGAAATCCATGGCCATTGTTTCAAAAGATTAATGGATACAGACATTTTGGTGATAAATGGTCTGATTAACATGTACATGAAATGTGGTAGCCTGTGGACCGGGCATTCATTATTCGTAAAAATGATTTACAGGGACATTAATTCTTGGAATACAATGATCAGTGGGTATGGCATGCACGGACTTGGCCAAAGTGCTCAGAAAATGTTCGATCAGATGTTGGACTCTGGAATTCAGCCAGATGAAGTTACTTTCGTTGCCATTCTTTCTGCATTTAGCCACTCTGGTCTCGTTGCTGAGGGATGTGCCCTTTTTGACCGGATGACGTGTGATTTTCAAATCGAGCCTCAATTAGAACATTACGCTTGCATGGTTGATCTTTTGAGTAGAGCTGGGCTTCTGGAGGAAGCAAGTGACATTTTGAAAAGCATGCCCATGGAACCGAATAAACCTGTTTGGGGAGCCCTGTTAAATGCGTGTAAAATGCATAAGAATACACATGTTGCAGCGGAGACGGCTCCACAGATTTTTAATTTGAGTTCTGAGGTAACAGGCAGCTACATGTTGCTCTCAAATTTGTACGCTGATAGTGGAAGGTGGGACGAGTCTGCAAAGGTAAGGCTCTCAGCTAAGACAAGGGGTATGAGGAAAATCCCCGGCCAAAGTTGGATCGAGGTGAATAAAAAGTCTCACGCATTTGCAGCTGGGAAATCTTTGAACTCGGAGATTGAGGAACTCCACGGGGTGCTTCAGGATTTGAACCTCCATATGGTTATAGAGAGTCGTGTATCCAAGGGAATGTTGAGGACAGAAGCCGAAGTTGAAGAAGGATATACTTGGTAG
- the LOC142532151 gene encoding LOW QUALITY PROTEIN: ABC transporter G family member 25-like (The sequence of the model RefSeq protein was modified relative to this genomic sequence to represent the inferred CDS: inserted 3 bases in 2 codons), with protein sequence DSGKSTLLNALGCRLHHGHGLTGSILYNNRKLSKPVIKKTGFVTQNDVLYPHLTVRETLVFCSLLRLSNSVPKKEKISIAESVINEMGLSKYENTIIGNSFIRGISGGERKRVSIAHEILVDPSLLILDEPTSGLDSTAAFRLVTTLVGLAAKGKTVVTSVHQPSSRVYQMFDDLLVLSEGRCIYFGKGSEAMGYFESIGFSPSFPMNPADFLLDIANGVCQLDGASEKEKPNVKQVLVSSYNNLLAPRAKSTSMDSPHTVPKERVIETTKYHGCTRHISTWFNQFSILLQRNLKERNXETFNSMRVFQVITASLLAGFMWWHSDYRDIQDGLGLLFFIAIFWGVFPSFNAVFAFPQERAIFTKERASGMYTLSSYFIARVTGDLPMELILPTLFLSIAYWMTGLKPELSAFALTLLVVLGYVLVSQGLGLALGALIMDXKQASTVVTVTMLAFVLTGGYYVHKVPSFMSWIKYVSTTFYSYRLLINVQYGDGAGISTYLGCSSARQDRATYKFIDEDIRDQIHPAMSVSILMMMFVGYRLLAYIALRRLRA encoded by the exons GACAGCGGCAAATCAACACTGCTCAACGCACTCGGCTGCCGGCTCCACCACGGACACGGCCTTACCGGAAGTATCCTCTACAACAACCGGAAGTTATCAAAACCGGTTATTAAAAAAACAGGTTTCGTAACACAAAATGATGTGCTATACCCACACCTCACAGTTCGAGAAACCCTTGTTTTCTGCTCATTACTTAGACTCTCGAATTCAGTACCCAAAAAGGAGAAGATTTCTATCGCCGAATCTGTGATTAACGAAATGGGTTTGTCGAAATACGAGAACACGATAATCGGCAACAGTTTTATCCGCGGGATTTCCGGCGGTGAAAGAAAAAGAGTGAGCATAGCGCATGAGATTCTGGTAGACCCAAGTCTGTTGATCTTGGACGAGCCCACTTCAGGGCTGGATTCAACAGCGGCGTTCAGACTAGTGACGACGCTGGTTGGGCTCGCAGCGAAGGGGAAGACGGTGGTCACATCGGTGCACCAGCCGTCGAGCCGTGTTTACCAGATGTTTGATGATTTGCTGGTGTTGTCGGAGGGAAGGTGTATATATTTCGGGAAAGGGAGCGAAGCAATGGGTTATTTCGAAAGCATTGGGTTCTCACCCAGTTTCCCGATGAATCCTGCTGATTTCCTGCTTGATATCGCTAATG GGGTATGCCAGCTTGATGGTGCAAGTGAGAAAGAAAAGCCTAATGTTAAGCAAGTCCTTGTATCTTCTTACAATAACTTACTGGCTCCAAGGGCAAAATCCACTAGTATGGATTCCCCACATACAGTACCCAAAGAGCGAGTGATCGAAACGACTAAATATCATGGCTGCACTAGACATATTTCCACATGGTTCAATCAATTCAGCATTCTCCTCCAAAGAAATCTCAAGGAAAGAA CTGAAACCTTCAATTCTATGCGAGTTTTTCAAGTGATCACAGCTTCATTACTAGCAGGTTTCATGTGGTGGCACTCAGATTACCGGGACATTCAAGATGGCCTCGGCCTTCTCTTCTTCATTGCCATTTTCTGGGGAGTTTTTCCTTCTTTCAATGCGGTGTTTGCCTTTCCTCAAGAACGAGCCATTTTCACGAAGGAAAGAGCTTCTGGGATGTACACATTGTCATCTTATTTCATAGCCCGGGTAACGGGAGACTTGCCTATGGAGCTAATCCTCCCCACACTATTCCTCTCCATAGCATATTGGATGACTGGGCTAAAGCCTGAACTATCTGCTTTTGCACTTactcttctagttgtgcttggTTACGTGCTTGTTTCTCAGGGGCTCGGCCTTGCACTAGGTGCACTGATCATGGA CAAGCAGGCTTCGACTGTGGTCACTGTCACAATGTTGGCATTTGTTTTGACAGGAGGGTACTATGTACACAAAGTACCGTCTTTCATGTCATGGATAAAGTATGTTTCCACTACATTCTACAGCTATAGGCTTCTTATCAATGTTCAATACGGAGACGGGGCAGGGATATCCACGTACCTTGGTTGCTCATCTGCTAGACAAGACAGGGCGACCTACAAATTTATTGATGAGGACATTCGAGATCAAATCCATCCTGCAATGAGTGTAAGCATATTGATGATGATGTTTGTGGGATACAGATTATTAGCCTATATCGCATTGAGGCGACTCAGAGCTTAG
- the LOC142533965 gene encoding proteasome subunit alpha type-4: protein MSRRYDSRTTIFSPEGRLYQVEYAMEAIGNAGSAIGILGTDGVVLAGEKKVISKLLETSSSVEKMYKIDDHVACAVAGIMSDANILINTARLQAQRYAYAYQEPMPVEQLVQSLCDTKQGYTQFGGLRPFGVSFLFAGWDKNFGFQLYMSDPSGNFGGWKAAAIGANNQAAQSILKQDYKDDISREEAVQLAIKVLSKTMDSTSLNSEKLELAEIFLSSGKVKFHICSPDKLNKLLVKAGLTQPSAEA, encoded by the coding sequence ATGTCTCGAAGATATGACAGCCGCACGACAATTTTTTCTCCAGAAGGTCGACTATACCAGGTTGAGTATGCAATGGAAGCAATTGGTAATGCCGGAAGTGCTATAGGCATTTTGGGTACGGATGGAGTCGTACTAGCTGGCGAAAAGAAAGTCATTTCCAAATTGCTTGAGACCTCCTCATCAGTTGAAAAAATGTACAAGATTGATGACCATGTAGCATGTGCTGTGGCTGGAATCATGTCTGACGCCAACATTCTCATCAACACAGCCAGACTCCAGGCCCAACGGTATGCATATGCTTACCAAGAACCAATGCCAGTTGAACAATTAGTTCAGTCTTTATGTGACACCAAGCAAGGTTATACACAGTTTGGGGGGCTTCGCCCCTTCGGGGTTTCGTTCCTATTCGCAGGCTGGGACAAAAATTTTGGATTTCAGCTCTACATGAGCGACCCCAGTGGAAATTTCGGTGGTTGGAAGGCTGCAGCAATTGGAGCTAATAACCAGGCTGCTCAATCCATTCTCAAGCAGGATTACAAAGATGACATTTCTAGAGAAGAGGCTGTGCAGCTTGCGATAAAGGTTCTCAGCAAGACTATGGATAGCACAAGCCTGAATTCGGAAAAACTTGAACTCGCTGAGATTTTTCTCTCCTCTGGGAAAGTGAAGTTCCATATATGCTCACCTGATAAGCTCAACAAGCTGTTGGTGAAGGCAGGATTGACCCAACCTTCTGCAGAAGCCTAA